From Anopheles arabiensis isolate DONGOLA chromosome 3, AaraD3, whole genome shotgun sequence, a single genomic window includes:
- the LOC120904080 gene encoding zwei Ig domain protein zig-8-like gives MAALRSQNGINIIFLFIVHLNHGITKSLQTFSEEQFLLELSDDRSSSPVTRPPIRNRTPPYLGNLHLGFHQHHHQHSETSENEIYDSDESNLLRTPLDRGPHFDLSASKNITALVGKTAYLNCRVKNIGNKTVSWVRHRDIHLLTVGRFTYTSDQRFQAVHNPQTDDWSLQIRYPQKRDTGVYECQISTTPPVGHSMFLAVVEPITTIVGVPDLYINTGSTVNLTCIVRNSPEPPSTIFWTHNNQEINYDSPRGGVSVITEKGEMTTSYLLIQRARTTDSGKYVCSPSNADPSTINVHILNGTVRPPYSLTASRAMTNTTVFARYWKHFRQYLSRLPLLGSPLKRLALPPSQWSLPLSLMVPSIVSTAFFLKIHAWTNNCRW, from the exons ATGGCCGCACTGCGCTCTCAGAATggaataaatataattttccttttcatcgTTCATTTAAACCACG GCATTACAAAGTCACTGCAGACCTTTTCGGAGGAACAGTTCCTGCTGGAGCTGAGTGATGATCGCAGCAGTTCACCGGTAACGCGTCCTCCGATACGCAACCGGACACCGCCGTACCTTGGCAATCTGCACCTTGGCtttcaccagcaccaccatcagcactcAGAGACGAGCGAGAACGAAATTTACGACTCGGACGAGAGTAATCTGCTCCGGACGCCGCTCGACCGTGGGCCACACTTTGATTTGTCCGCCTCAAAGAACATTACAGCACTGGTCGGAAAGACGGCCTATCTCAACTGCCGGGTGAAAAACATTGGCAACAAAACg GTGTCCTGGGTGCGGCATCGTGACATTCATCTGTTAACCGTAGGTAGATTCACCTATACGTCTGACCAACGTTTCCAGGCTGTACATAATCCCCAGACTGACGACTGGTCGCTACAA ATTAGATACCCCCAGAAGCGGGACACGGGCGTGTACGAGTGCCAGATCTCCACTACGCCACCGGTCGGGCACTCAATGTTCCTCGCCGTCGTAG AGCCAATCACCACAATCGTTGGTGTGCCGGATCTGTACATCAACACGGGGTCAACTGTAAATTTAACCTGTATAGTGCGGAACTCACCCGAGCCTCCTTCAACCATTTTTTGGACCCACAACAATCAG gaGATCAACTATGATTCACCCCGGGGCGGTGTGTCGGTCATAACGGAGAAGGGTGAAATGACGACATCGTACCTGCTAATACAGCGCGCCCGTACCACCGACAGCGGGAAGTACGTCTGCTCCCCATCGAACGCCGATCCTTCCACGATCAACGTGCACATCCTGAATGGTACCGTGCGACCGCCCTACTCGCTAACCGCGTCCAGGGCAATGACAAATACGACAGTGTTCGCCCGATACTGGAAACATTTCAGACAGTATTTGTCCAGGCTAccattgt TGGGCTCCCCGCTCAAGCGGTTAGCATTGCCACCCAGCCAGTGGAGTTTGCCGCTGAGTTTAATGGTGCCGAGTATTGTATCAACAGCATTTTTCCTGAAAATCCACGCGTGGACCAACAACTGTCGGTGGTGA